GCCGCGCCGGATAAACCATCGTGCTCACCGGTACGAATAAACAGACGCGTTGGCAGCTGCTCAGAACGCATAAAGTAGTCTTCCAGGCAGGCGGCAAGGGTATCGCCCTCCAGGCCAACCACGCCCTGATAGCGCTCACCCTCTTTCGGTGAAATGGTGATCACCAGGTAGCCGTTGCCGACCATCTCTTTCAGGCTGCTGCCTTCTGCGATCTCGCCCTGAGTTCGTGCCACGCCGCGCATTTCCTGCAGATGATTGCCGTTGATCACGACCAGATTCAGCGGACCGTCGCCCTGCAGCTGAACGGTGATATCGCCATCAAACTTCAGCGTGGCGGTCAGCAGGCTGGTTGCCACCAGCAGCTCACCCAGGATCTGCTGAACCGGCTGCGGGTAATCGTGCCCGCTGATGATATCGCGCCAGGTCTGGGATACGGTGACCAGCTCGCCACGCACGGCGTGGTTTTCAAACAGGTAACGGTGCATTTGGTCTTGCTGGGACATATCTTTTCTCTCGTTATGGCGGGTCATGCGTCGCCAGAATTTTTAAATTTCATCAGATCACGGCGCTCTTTTTTATCCGGTCGCCGGTCAGGATGCGGCATGCTGAGCGCGTTCATTTTTCGCGCCAGCGCCACTTTTTCCCGTTTTTCGATACTCTGTTCCGTTTCGCGGTACAGCAGCTGTGCTTCCGCTGCCGGCCCACGCTTATCGCTGACGGCCTGAATAACAACCGTGCGTTCATCGTTACCCTGGCGCAGAGTCAGTTCAGCGGCGACCTCAACCAGCTTGCTCGGTTTGCTGCGCTGACCGTTGTAATGGACTTTACCACCCTCGATCATTTCGCGTGCTGCGGCGCGGGTTTTATAAAAACGCGCGGCCCAGAGCCACTTATCAAGCCTGATCCCTTCTGTGGATTTTTCTTTCATCGCTGCTCCTGTCGGGAGCCCTTTATGTATGGGCCATTCCCGTTTCTTTCAAGTTGCAGGTGGGTATACGTAAAATATGGGGATAATCAGCCTTAAAAATAGCACAGATGCAGGGGTCAGAACATTGGCCGAATGGAGTGGATCTTACCCAGAGAGTGATTGAGGCAGGTGTCGTAATAGCGATGGATTTCCTGCAGGCGAATGCGATTGCGGTTCATCCGGCGCAGGGCCAGCAGCAGATTTATCGTCAGGGTTGCAGCCAGAATCAGCAGCAGCAGGCTGGTACCGAGATAGCGCCAGAGGGTAATGGAATTCGGTTCGCTGTGCAGGGCAATATGCCGGGTGCCGTTCGCATCGGTAGAAATATTGGTGACGATACCGTTCGCGGTAAACGGCGTTTGTAGCAGCATTCCCGCCAGGCGCTGCAGCTCCGGCCACTGATCGGGCGCATTGTAATCAAACAGGGAAACGGACGGTGCCGGGTGGCTGACCAGGGTACGGCCTTCATCGCTGTAGATCAAAAATCCTCCCGGAGGCGGGCTGTTAAGCATTTCCGCCGCGCGCCGCGTTTCGCGATAGAAGAATGTCGAGGTGGCCGTATTCACCAGATTTTCCAGCGCCTCAGCGCTCACCGGGCGCAGCAGTACGTTCATGCCGCTCAGCGCCCCTGAATTGGCGCGACGCACCAGCGTGGTCCAGTCTTTGGCGTTCCCCAGGTTGACCAGGGCGTTTTTTAAACGTACGCAGTCCAGCTTCTGGCTGCATAAATCCTGTGTTTTTATAACGATATCCGAAAAATCATCCAGCAGGATCATGCCGGATTTCTGAATCGCCGTGGCCAGCTGTGGATTCAGTTTCGGGTCGGTATTGGTTTGTGGATGGAGCTGCTGGCGAGTGGTGTCCAGCAGTGCCGTCGCTTTATCAATAATATCTGACTGCGGCAGAGGCAGGGGAGGGGCGTTATTCCAGTACAGCGCCGAGCAGTCAAATGGCATAAAGGCGTAGCTGCGATTACCCTGATAGGCCGCCGGAATGGAGCACATGCCGGTCCCCTTTACCTTGAGGCTGTCACCGACGTGCAGCGTCGTTTTTTCCAGGTCGGCAACCTGGGTCACCTGCAGACTGTCGGTGCCTTTAATCCAGGCCATGCTGAGCTTGAGCGGCATGCTGAGGGGGATGAGCGCAATCAGCAGCGTCATTACCACCAGCGCGCAGCCGGCCAGCACCACGTTCTTTCGCCAGCGCTGGAGAGGGAAATTACGCACTTCATCCTGCAGCGAGAGGAATCGGCCCTGACGAACAACGTGTCGGTTGAGGTAGATATCGATTTCAGTGGGTTGCCCGAGATCGTGCGCCAGATAATCCTGCCAGTGTGCGGGATAAATCAGATCGATACTGCCCAGCGAGATATTACTTGCCTGCCCCTGATTCGATTCGCCAAACAGACCCCAGCGCTTTGGTGCGCCTCTCAGGCAGTGTATTTCGCGCAGATCGCTGTCCGTCGGGCGGCGGTACAGGAACCAGCCGCTCACCAGCGTCATGGTGATACCGGCCAGAACCAGCCACGGCGTCAGCATAACGGGGCTGATCAGGCTAAAGAAGAACAGCAGCAGAGCCGTGCCAATCACCAGCGCTTCCCGTGTGCCTTCCGGGCGGCTTAATGCGTACTCTTCCGGGCTTTCTTTGCGGACGCTGAGTAACTCAATCTGCTCGCTTTCCGCTTTACGGATCGAGGCATTCTGCGCAGTGCTTCGCGGTACCGGGGCTAAGACGGGGGCATCCCAGTTGTACTCCGTCATCACATGGCCGTTCAGTGAGATGACCAGCGGGACAGTCTGCGTTTTGATTAACTCAACGTAGTTCTCGTCGGTGATGTACTGCTCCCACTGCGGGGGCAGGTGAACCTCGACCGCATCCAGGTAATAGCGCCATTTATGCGGTTCATCCGTAGACAGGCCGTAGCGCGTGATAGCGCGGGTCACGGGATAGACATTATTGCTTTGTGAAGTCAGCACCAGCTCTTCCTGAGTGCTGCTGGCACCGGTAGGCAAAATTGCGGCACGGCTGCGGGCCAGGGATGACAGGTAGCGTTCAACGGCCGCGCGCTCTTCGTCGCTCAGCTTACGTTGAGGGGGGCTCAAAAATGGCACGGGCTTAGCCAGCGGTGAACGGCGGCGTAGTGCATACCACAATACACCACCCGCTACGACTGAGCAGGCCAGCGTTGCAAGCAAGATGCTAACGAGTGTGCTCATGCTCCCCTTATTCCTGCCACAGTGCTCCTGTTACGGTTCTGGTGTAAGGCTTCGGTCATATCTAACCCAATAAGGGCGGGTTAAGATCGTGCTGACAGTCAGCGTTTAAAACACAAAAATTAATAAAAATCATAATATTAAAATTACAGCATGCCTTTCCTTGCTTAAATCTTACCAGGCATTTGCATGATTAAGAATCGGTATAATCCTATTTGCCACAGCTAAGATTGACTTTCATTAAAAGATTTTCCTCATATTAACAATGATTTGTTATAAATAAGCAAAATGATCCGTGCGATGATTGGCTTCCTGATGCGGCTACCGCACAATAGTGTTAATACGGTCAGCGTTCATTCCTGAACGAACGATGGCGCTTATCTTCGGCTTATTCCTGGGGCCCTTATGACCAGACAATTACAGAAACCTGAAATTCTTAACGTTGAGGCCGTTGCCCGCTCGCGGTTGTTTACCGTGGAAGCCGTTGATCTGGCCTTCAGCAACGGTGCCCGGCGTGTCTACGAGCGGATGCGTCCCACTGACCGTGAAGCCGTGATGATTGTGCCCATTATCGACAATCACCTGATCCTGATTCAGGAGTATGCGGTGGGCCTGGAAAGCTATGAACTTGGTTTCCCCAAGGGGCTGATCGATCCGGGTGAAACGCCGTTTGAAGCGGCGAATCGCGAGCTGAAAGAAGAGGCAGGCTTTGGGGCGCATCAGCTGGAACAGCTGGGCAAGCTCACCATGGCCCCTTCCTATTTTTCCAGCCAGATGAATATTGTGGTGGCCGAAGGCCTCTATCCGGAAAAACTGGAAGGGGATGAACCCGAACCGCTGCCGCAGCTGCGCTGGCCGCTGGACAATATGCTGGCACTGCTGGAAGAGCCCGACTTCCGCGAAGCGCGTAACGTCAGCGCCTTGTTCCTGGTGCGGGAATGGTTGGTGAAGCAGGGGCGTCTCAGCTACTGATCCGGATGGGAGTGTCGTCATATCACTGCGTTCTGACCAAAAAAAAAGAAGCCGGATTTCTCCGGCTTCTTCGTTGTTAAGGCGCAAAAAACAATCAGAACAGTTCGTGGGTTTCGCCATTATCCATCAGCGTGGTACCCACATCATGTACCGAGTATTCGGTCGGCTGCGTACCATTGATAAAGTACTCCTGACGCGTGTTACCGCCGCCGTTGGCCAGTTTGCCGGTGCTGCGATCGATGGTCACTGATACGATGCCTTCCGGCGGCGTCAGCGGCTGGACCGGTACGCCATCCAGCGCGGCCTGCATGTACTCATCCCAGGCCGGCTGGGCGCTCTTCGCACCGCCTTCATAGCCGGAAATCTGATCTTTAATCGCGCCGGAAGCCGTGCTGCGGCCAAGATCGCGGCGATGATCGTCAAAGCCAATCCACACTGACGTCACCACGCC
This portion of the Erwinia sp. SLM-02 genome encodes:
- a CDS encoding intracellular growth attenuator family protein; its protein translation is MSTLVSILLATLACSVVAGGVLWYALRRRSPLAKPVPFLSPPQRKLSDEERAAVERYLSSLARSRAAILPTGASSTQEELVLTSQSNNVYPVTRAITRYGLSTDEPHKWRYYLDAVEVHLPPQWEQYITDENYVELIKTQTVPLVISLNGHVMTEYNWDAPVLAPVPRSTAQNASIRKAESEQIELLSVRKESPEEYALSRPEGTREALVIGTALLLFFFSLISPVMLTPWLVLAGITMTLVSGWFLYRRPTDSDLREIHCLRGAPKRWGLFGESNQGQASNISLGSIDLIYPAHWQDYLAHDLGQPTEIDIYLNRHVVRQGRFLSLQDEVRNFPLQRWRKNVVLAGCALVVMTLLIALIPLSMPLKLSMAWIKGTDSLQVTQVADLEKTTLHVGDSLKVKGTGMCSIPAAYQGNRSYAFMPFDCSALYWNNAPPLPLPQSDIIDKATALLDTTRQQLHPQTNTDPKLNPQLATAIQKSGMILLDDFSDIVIKTQDLCSQKLDCVRLKNALVNLGNAKDWTTLVRRANSGALSGMNVLLRPVSAEALENLVNTATSTFFYRETRRAAEMLNSPPPGGFLIYSDEGRTLVSHPAPSVSLFDYNAPDQWPELQRLAGMLLQTPFTANGIVTNISTDANGTRHIALHSEPNSITLWRYLGTSLLLLILAATLTINLLLALRRMNRNRIRLQEIHRYYDTCLNHSLGKIHSIRPMF
- the nudE gene encoding ADP compounds hydrolase NudE, which encodes MTRQLQKPEILNVEAVARSRLFTVEAVDLAFSNGARRVYERMRPTDREAVMIVPIIDNHLILIQEYAVGLESYELGFPKGLIDPGETPFEAANRELKEEAGFGAHQLEQLGKLTMAPSYFSSQMNIVVAEGLYPEKLEGDEPEPLPQLRWPLDNMLALLEEPDFREARNVSALFLVREWLVKQGRLSY
- the hslO gene encoding Hsp33 family molecular chaperone HslO, with product MSQQDQMHRYLFENHAVRGELVTVSQTWRDIISGHDYPQPVQQILGELLVATSLLTATLKFDGDITVQLQGDGPLNLVVINGNHLQEMRGVARTQGEIAEGSSLKEMVGNGYLVITISPKEGERYQGVVGLEGDTLAACLEDYFMRSEQLPTRLFIRTGEHDGLSGAAGILLQVLPAQDAGLDEFNHLATLTETIKTEELLGLPANEVLWRLYHEEEVTVYDPQNVIFKCSCSRERCGEVLTTLAEAEVNQILEEDGQIDMHCDYCGTHYVYDAVDIAAIRKGSAGEAEQVH
- the hslR gene encoding ribosome-associated heat shock protein Hsp15 translates to MKEKSTEGIRLDKWLWAARFYKTRAAAREMIEGGKVHYNGQRSKPSKLVEVAAELTLRQGNDERTVVIQAVSDKRGPAAEAQLLYRETEQSIEKREKVALARKMNALSMPHPDRRPDKKERRDLMKFKNSGDA